The Homalodisca vitripennis isolate AUS2020 chromosome 7, UT_GWSS_2.1, whole genome shotgun sequence DNA segment attcCAAGTGCAATCAGCAATACTAATAAGTGTTTCATCAGTCTATgacacattatttttacatgaaaattattaattcagtTGTAATGATCTATTTTTTACACAACTGtacttgtttatatttgtttcaatataaacgtgtttatttatatttgttcttcCGACATGATTTGTTGCAAAAAGGCTTTGTACAGAAGGAGCCAAGGAATTGAGCAACTTTGAAATCTATAATCAAAATCACCCCTTTGCTAATTATTAGCAATCTTGACACAATTGCTCTATaggttgtaatatatttttaaagtattacaatttaatttcaataaacattgaatcccaaaagtacttgctccactgggactcgaaccccggatctctcacttgccgggtgaatgtgctaccattacaccacagatccgggttcgagtccaggcggagcaaatactttttgtgattcaatttttatttaaattaaattaaattaggctattgccacttatacaaatttaatgaatataaataaaaagtcatttgacaggtatttggtcttccgatcgtatgttagtttggttattaaaacacataaatgtgaaagaaaaagccaaatacaaaataattgaatcgttaaaagtattatattattgttatgtctAAAAACGAATTACTACAgctaaaattattatgttttctcTACATTGTAAAAACGttaatctttgtaaaataaaagatgGTATACTACAGACCTTCGTGAATCCCACAGTTTGACAGTGTTGTCATAGGCTCCGGAGATGAAGAGGTGTTCGTCTGTTGGCGACCATCGCACAGTCTGCACCCACTGCGAGTGTGACGTAAAAGTGCTCTTCACCACTGAGCCCTCTGCAACAGATCAAagcttctttgtttgaagtttatttttgacgatggaaggattgagatggaaacaggatttttctggacatttcccatcgttcagtgatacaaacagtgttactgatttattgtttcactgaaaaatggcaaatgtccggaaaaatcctgtttccttcacagatCAAAGCTGCTACACAAGATGACACTACACATTACTTTcgcacagtttttaattttttgttacttttacgcAATACAGCACTGTAGTTAGTGTTTAATCCTAGAGGTGACAATGTGCATTTTCTGTAGTGGCAGGGTTGTCTTAGACTAACTGTTAGTATACGGGgtgtctataaaagaactccggggttttaagacaaaatattttaataaagtaaaaaacgtacatacatgttttatacatgattagaaagcttacattttcaagattttttaacaacttagtaAAGTTCAAAGTGAGCTCCGTTAGTGGCATGGCACACGTCGAAATGGTATTCTACCTCTTCCCATGTCCTGGCGAGCATGTCTGGGGGAACGGACGCCACGCAATTCACTATTCGTTCCCTGAGATGGCGAACATTTCGAATTTTCTCCGCATAAACAAGATTCTTGATATGCCCCCAGAAGAAAAAGTCCAACGGAGTCATATCAGGGCTCCTTGGTGGCCATGGAATAGGTCCTtcccatagattacaataagaccaatagataggacattgggtgctcgcaggtgaagccactgcggagcggctaatactcaacaatatggcggcgcgggcgtgagtcaccctactgaggagcgtcgACTTGCACCCCCGCTCTTCACTTCGCCCTTGTCGAGCTTACTGTAGTGACCTGCTATACACTCCACTTACTGACGCGTGTGCTTCCGGCGTGTTGCTAAACATCTTGTTGTTTAGTCttgtttaacttgtttatgtTGTGGATGATGTTGTCTTCACAAACACACAATGCCTATGTCATGTGTTGCTTTTGGATGcttcaataaaaaggaaaaattaaactttcaaccaGAAGATTGTTCCTTCAGGATCAATTTCTCAGAATTCGGACTGTTTGATAAAGCGTCAATAAACGaaggtcaataaactaacatttataatatatgacttaaaacttcctcctcttctcaactgagtattacagattagttacaattaattaactgagttgaaactatattttattgtacatttaagtaattttccatactttattataattcatctataaatcttacttattgccttactaattgtataataaatgtttacagacttaacaaaatattttattaaacctttatacactttgttacaatatgtaaacataaactttagatattgtattttgggatattttaagctgaaggattataaggtttaaagtcatgtttccctcatctaataatttacccgcatatacaaactttgctcatattatagtatatatgcaaaaaataaatagcaaataaactcttatagtacgggagctagcaacgtttctaaaacaagaatttcaggtcagctgaaattttgatatgctgtttttcttgctctttcggttggagtccgggctatctggctggcggtagtggttgcgtttattaatgcgcatcttacctgcacaggtaaaaatcctggagcgcttcggcaaatggacaacatggcgtcagtctaaagtcacatgtttgttttgtgtaattaaaaaaaagcacttcaaactgtctctctccaatcacctgtctcatttatttcagtaggcagttcaatgtcatggtactttaatttatattttaaacgtatattcaaaacttcctggcacttcttcagtttatcaaccacgaaaagaatgattttatcttaatgtcctttacagaaacacatttcattttaccactggcgattgtatcaaaattaataaataaacatcacaaataacacaaacacaaaacaaacatgtgactttagactgacgccatgttgtccatttgccgaagcgctccaggatttttacctgtgcaggtaagatgcgcattactAAACGCAagcactaccgccagccagatagcccggactccaaccgaaagagcaagaaagacagcatatcaaaatttcagctgacctgaaattctctctcgaaaacgttgctagctcctatactatTAGTTATTCTTAGTTTAGAGTATTGACTCAGATTGAATTCCTTccttaattacataacttatgtgattttatttgaagtaattactgtaaacaagtacaaataaagggtattctactcactttttataatatgctataatgtacgatacgaggaaacagatggcccggcacggagcgttgagctccaagcggtcgcggcactcgtaaactaacggctcacaaacaataactttctggccaaaccataagagctaattaaaaaagaaaatatgttctgaaaacttcaactattcaacaacattttccaccgtttttaaacttgcctgaccaaaaaacggcaaaagtggcagccgactaacttttttatgtcaagttttaaaatgtaaacataattctcgactttatttaattatttaaattgcaaaactaatttttttgaacatttgaatgatatcacaggcatccatagcttattgacttcactcatacaaagtttcaaagtattttctttattctaagtagggtaaatcacgagttgattgaaacgggagaactgaatttttacactaatcggagcgtagttttgagtttctatcccacgacaacatggcggacctggcttcacctgccccaatgttggcaagataggcatagcccatctatttggtcttattgtaatctatggtccTTCCCTTCCAATCCACCTGTTACCGAAACGAGCGTCCAGTGACTCACGCACACGCAAACTGAAGTGTGGCGgcgccccatcttgttggaagtaaactAAACCTTTCTCCGCCTCAATGTCATCCAACTGAGGATAAACATACTCCTCTAACATGTCACAATAGACATCACCATTGATATTCCTTTCGGCAAAAATGAAGGGGCCTATGACTCTGTCATGCATAAGAGCACACCAAACATTCACTTTGGGCGTTTCACGTTCGTACTCAATAAACTCATGGGGCGGCTGTGAACCCCAAATTCTGCAATTATGTCTGTTTACAGTTCCGTTCACATAAaaagtagcttcatcactaaaaaccacactttaaaaaaaatcattatcttcATCAATTTTAGCCAGCATGGAAACAGAAAAGTCGAATCTCTTAACCTTGTCTGCCGGTTTGATATGGTGTAAAAGTTGAATCTTATAGGCAGTTAAACGAAGTCTTTTATGAATTACCTTATGGACTGTTGATCTTGGTAACCCCAATTCCAGACTGCGTCTTGTTACCGATTTCTTAGGGCTTCGAGTGCATGAAGCTCGGATTCTGTCTACATTCTCTTGAGACACACGCGGCCTACCCGGCGACTTTTGCTtcaaaacacttcctgtttccttgAACGCACTTAACCACTGACGAATTGTTTTGTCTGTAGGCGGGTCAACACCATAGCTACGTCGAAAGTTTCTTTGTACAGTAACAACAGAATTAGTTTCTATGAGCTAAATAACACACTGAGCCTTTTGTTGAGGGGTCGCCATAGCGCGGCAGTCCAGACGACACTGACTGCCTGCCGCAGCCGCTACGTCATTTCAAGGTCAACGCTCCGCAGTGCTGCCAACTGTTGAGAGAAACATTCCCAATTGGTATGAGTAAAACTCTTTGAGCTGCTTGTTTCAAAGGAATTGATCAAATGTTgctatcttttatagttttaaaaatattaattttttaaaccccggagttcttttatagacacCCTGTATTACTACCTCAACCAATTCCCCAACCtgatcatatttaattttatcataaaagagcacagaaaatattttatacagaaaaattttttcttataagtTTATGACACaccaaaaacaattaaaaatttattaaaataaaatgtcatgcTCGGATTCTGCTTTGTATTTGACTTTAAGCACATAAAGAAACCATTCTAGTATTACATTCTACATTTTATAGAAGATTTAGTGgtgatttcagaaatatatagtttatatgactttttaaatacacatttacacttttaacttatatttacaaaaatgtacaaatacatttatttttaattgataagaaAGTAGACAAAAAACCTACATATACATgtagataaaaatgttataaaacctaataaaacaCAGTATTGATGAGAAATTTGATTCTtccttgttaaaaatatatgggTGTTATCACAACTGCaaatatttattgcttaaaaaataaCGTAATACGACACAACATAATCGGGCTGGATATCTGGCACTGCCACTTCTAGAGTTAAGAAGagatttttttaagattgttaaattttaaacagatttaagtTTTCCACAGTACGTATAAATGAAATTTGTGCTATAAAAGGGTactttttcacaaatattttacacagcaaataaaaaattcatctGCTAAGAATTATACTCGTAAGGCATTCTGTACGGCTTTTGtagtgacaagatattcaggat contains these protein-coding regions:
- the LOC124366262 gene encoding uncharacterized protein LOC124366262, with the protein product MHDRVIGPFIFAERNINGDVYCDMLEEYVYPQLDDIEAEKGLVYFQQDGAPPHFSLRVRESLDARFGNRWIGREGPIPWPPRSPDMTPLDFFFWGHIKNLVYAEKIRNVRHLRERIVNCVASVPPDMLARTWEEVEYHFDVCHATNGAHFELY